One genomic window of Serinus canaria isolate serCan28SL12 chromosome 4, serCan2020, whole genome shotgun sequence includes the following:
- the LOC103826040 gene encoding melanopsin-like: MSTQPHTVTKAEIPGHVLYTVGTCVLIIGSIGIIGNLLVLYAFYSNKKLRTPQNYFIMNLAVSDFLMSASQAPMCFVNSLHREWILGDIGCNLYAFCGALFGITSMMTLLAISVDRYLVITKPLQSIQWTSKRRTVQVIALVWLYSLGWSVAPLLGWSSYVPEGLMISCTWDYVTYSPANRSYTMILCCCVFFIPLVIIFHCYLSMFLAIRRTGRDVEKLGSCSRKSYLSQSMKNEWKLAKIAFVVIIVFVLSWSPYACVTLIAWAGRGNSLTPYSKSVPAVIAKASAIYNPIIYAIIHPRYRKTIHKAVPCLRFLIRISKNDLLRGSINESSFRTSLCSHHSLAGRTKSTCVSSVSTGEATWSNVELDPVEPAQEKLKPRRSHSFSTSLSQEKRDLLPKTCSCDAAAAQKVSLSSSCLEKVLGQPVLPSPSAPLMTSSLRATSLPVRLNSSSVTSGDSSTSHMATQGSQVNGVVDSLTSNAVPRIIIIPTSETSLFREELEEEETELFHFHDKKGNLLDLEELSSSMEFLEAVEKFLS; the protein is encoded by the exons ATGAGTACCCAGCCACACACTGTGACCAAGGCAGAGATCCCTGGTCATGTTCTTTACACCGTAGGAACGTGTGTGCTCATTATTGGCTCCATTGGCATCATTGGAAACCTCCTAGTCCTCTATGCATTTTACAG CAACAAGAAGCTGAGGACTCCCCAAAACTACTTTATAATGAATTTAGCTGTGAGCGACTTCCTGATGTCGGCTTCTCAGGCACCCATGTGCTTTGTCAACAGCTTGCACAGAGAATGGATACTTGGAGACATAG GCTGTAACTTGTATGCTTTCTGCGGGGCTCTCTTTGGGATAACCTCGATGATGACCCTGCTGGCTATCTCTGTGGACCGCTACCTGGTGATCACAAAGCCCCTGCAGTCCATCCAGTGGACCTCCAAGAGACGCACCGTGCAGGTCATCGCCCTGGTGTGGCTCTACTCGCTGGGATGGAGCGTGGCTCCGCTCCTCGGCTGGA GTTCCTATGTGCCTGAGGGCTTGATGATATCCTGTACATGGGACTATGTAACCTACTCCCCTGCAAACAGAAGCTACACCATGATTTTatgctgctgtgtgttttttATCCCCCTGGTAATAATATTCCACTGCTATTTATCGATGTTCCTGGCCATAAGGCGTACTGGCAG AGATGTTGAAAAGCTGGGGTCCTGCAGCCGGAAATCCTACCTCTCTCAGTCCATGAAGAATGAGTGGAAGCTGgcaaaaattgcttttgtggTCATCATTGTGTTTGTCTTGTCCTGGTCTCCATATGCTTGTGTCACCTTGATTGCCTGGGCAGG tCGAGGCAACAGCCTAACACCATATTCCAAATCTGTGCCAGCAGTTATTGCCAAAGCTTCTGCAATCTACAACCCCATCATTTATGCAATAATTCACCCAAGATACAG aaaaaCCATCCACAAAGCTGTTCCCTGCTTGAGGTTCCTGATAAGAATATCAAAGAATGACCTGCTGAGGGGATCCATAAATGAGTCATCCTTCAGGacctctctctgcagccaccACTCTCTTGCTGGCAGGACTAAGAGCACTTGTGTTTCCTCTGTTTCTACTGGAGAAGCT ACCTGGAGCAATGTAGAGCTTGACCCTGTGGAGCCAGCTCAAGAGAAGCTGAAGCCTCGCCGAAGTCATTCTTTCTCCACAAGTCTGAGCCAAGAGAAGAGAGACCTGCTCCCAAAGACCTGCAGCTGCGATGCAGCCGCTGCCCAAAAG GTTTCGCTCTCCTCCAGCTGTTTGGAGAAGGTGCTTGGGCAGCCTGTCCTACCCAGTCCTTCTGCACCACTCATGACCAGCTCCCTGAGAGCAACTTCTCTGCCTGTCAGATTGAATAGCAGCAGTGTCACCAGTGGAGACTCAAGTACTTCCCATATGGCAACTCAAGGAAGTCAAGTGAATGGAGTTGTGGATTCTCTCACTAGCAATGCAGTCCCTCGCATCATCATCATTCCTACCTCAGAGACCAGTCTGTTTCGGGAAGAACTGGAAGAGGAAGAGACTGAATTATTCCACTTTCATGACAAAAAGGGAAATCTGCTGGACTTGGAAGAGCTTAGCTCATCCATGGAGTTCCTTGAAGCTGTTGAGAAATTTCTATCCTAA